Proteins encoded by one window of Glycine soja cultivar W05 chromosome 15, ASM419377v2, whole genome shotgun sequence:
- the LOC114388090 gene encoding uncharacterized protein At4g19900-like, which produces MFSHFLPNPQPQPPSPTPSSLLPSIHHSSRPPHLPLLQNSTERFSFSSIQRPRRVKKHKRGFRSMRSEPLFPVPLFHSRLKAFFKNSSSSSSCKVRFFMTWISPLKAFGERKLFSIESLFGSHPEACLVIVSKSLDSDAGTQILKLFVSNGFKFMAVAPDFGYIFKNTHAETWFNRLKEGNVDPGEVSLGQNLSNLLRLALLYKFGGTYIDLDVVVLKSFSKLRNTIGGHRTLMSKPASGAA; this is translated from the coding sequence ATGTTCTCCCACTTTCTCCCAAATCCCCAACCACAACCACCCTCTCCAACTCCAAGTTCTCTTCTTCCATCAATTCACCACTCTTCAAGACCCCCCCACTTGCCCCTTCTTCAAAACTCCACTGAAAGGTTTTCCTTTTCCAGTATTCAGAGGCCTAGAAGAGTGAAGAAGCACAAGCGTGGCTTCAGAAGCATGCGTTCGGAACCTCTCTTCCCAGTTCCACTTTTCCATTCCAGACTCAAAGCATTCTTCaaaaattcttcttcttcttcttcttgcaagGTGAGGTTCTTCATGACTTGGATTTCTCCCTTGAAAGCATTTGGTGAGAGGAAGTTATTCTCTATAGAGAGCTTGTTCGGGTCTCACCCTGAAGCATGTTTGGTCATAGTGTCAAAGTCCCTTGACTCTGACGCTGGAACTCAGATTCTGAAACTATTTGTGAGCAATGGTTTCAAATTCATGGCTGTTGCTCCAGATTTTGGTTACATATTCAAGAACACACATGCTGAAACATGGTTCAACCGTTTGAAGGAAGGGAATGTGGATCCTGGTGAAGTCTCTCTGGGGCAAAACCTCTCCAATTTGCTTAGGCTTGCACTCTTGTACAAGTTTGGAGGCACATACATAGACTTAGATGTCGTGGTCTTGAAGAGTTTCTCCAAGCTGAGGAACACCATTGGGGGGCACAGAACTTTGATGTCAAAACCGGCTAGTGGAGCAGCTTGA
- the LOC114385791 gene encoding NADH dehydrogenase [ubiquinone] iron-sulfur protein 8-B, mitochondrial, whose product MAAILARKSLLALRARQLAVSGQGLHSSQNYGLRLSAHSYSTKREDEEREQLAKEISKDWSSVFERSINTLFLTEMVRGLMLTLKYFFETKVTINYPFEKGPLSPRFRGEHALRRYPTGEERCIACKLCEAICPAQAITIEAEEREDGSRRTTRYDIDMTKCIYCGFCQEACPVDAIVEGPNFEFATETHEELLYDKEKLLENGDRWETEIAENLRSESLYR is encoded by the exons ATGGCTGCTATCTTAGCTCGGAAATCACTCCTTGCTCTTCGTGCGCGCCAATTG GCTGTAAGCGGTCAAGGGCTGCACAGCTCCCAAAACTATGGCCTTCGATTAAGTGCACACTCCTACTCTACCAAAAGAG AGGATGAAGAAAGGGAGCAACTCGCAAAGGAAATTTCAAAGGATTGGAGTTCTG TTTTTGAACGTAGCATCAACACTCTCTTTCTCACTGAAATGGTTCGAGGTCTAATGCTGACTCTGAAATACTTCTTTGAAACAAAAGTTACA ATCAATTATCCATTTGAGAAAGGCCCTTTGAGCCCCCGTTTCCGGGGTGAACATGCACTCCGACGATATCCAACAGGAGAGGAACGCTGCATTGCTTGCAAACTTTGTGAAGCT atATGTCCTGCACAAGCAATCACAATTGAGGCTGAGGAGCGAGAAGATGGAAGCCGCAGGACAACTCG GTATGATATTGACATGACCAAGTGCATTTATTGTGGATTTTGTCAAGAGGCATGCCCTGTTGATGCGATTGTTGAAGGGCCAAACTTTGAATTTGCTACAGAGACTCATGAG GAGCTTTTATATGACAAGGAGAAGCTGCTTGAAAATGGGGACCGATGGGAGACTGAAATTGCAGAGAACCTGAGATCTGAAAGCCTTTACCGCTGA